The following is a genomic window from Xenopus laevis strain J_2021 chromosome 2L, Xenopus_laevis_v10.1, whole genome shotgun sequence.
AGTATATGAGGCTACTGGTGAATGCCTACATGccctctattaaaaaaaaatatttataaggaACAATATGGGAGTTGGTTTACCTTAGGTGTAGCCGCAGACAGTGAAGGATCTGTTACTGCACACCCAGCACAGAGGATggtaatataagaaaaaaacaatatacatcAGATATATTAATGCAGCTTCCACAAAAATACTGAAAGGAGGTAAAAAGAGTcctgattatatattatatgagtttacagtctaagggtggtggcagacggggagattagtcacccagcgacaaatctcctctactgcgggcgactaatctccctgaactgccttttcgctggcaagaatatgaatcgctggTGGGATCGTCAACtatgggcaacttcggaaaatcgCAATCAATCCCGCTGGTGATTtgtattcttgctggcgggaaggaaGTTCAAGTAGATTAGTCACCCCCATCTGCTACCACACTAAAGGGAGAAAGGGAGTATGAGATACATGGTGAGGGGTTGGCAAGATCAGTGGAAGATCTGGAACTGTGTATTGCAAAGGGATGAGAGAAAGAAAGGATTTTTTCAGTAGAAAAGTGATAAGTACATTATCATTATTTCCGGTGTTTGCTGGCATCATTTTGGCATGTGAGTGATTCTTTCAGCACAACTGCTAAAATTGGAGCAGAGCATTGAAGGAACCATGGAGCGACCATCTGGctgaaggtggtggtagctccaggacAGCAGTGCTCAATTTGAAACGGAAGGCAAGAAAGACTTAGCAGTGGCAACTATACAAAAGTGCAAGGAGAgaacaagtacctttaatgaaagtgatgTGCAGGTACCATATGTCTCTTTTACAGTTACAATGATATAGAACTTGATTCTCTGAAACAataagaattattttgctttttccctgtctaaaggtggccatacatggagagaaccgatcgtttggcgatgtcgccaaacgagcggatctccctccgatatgcccaccttgaggtgggcaatatcggcctgatccgatcgtgggccctatggcccaatgatcggatcctagcgaacaggcggtcggatcgcgggaccgcatcaacgaacagatgcggccgcgttccaacgggatttttagtcccatcggatcgagatctggccgactttcggccagatctcgatcggggaagcccgtcgggggcccccatacacgggccaataagctgccgactcggtctgtcggcagcttttatcggcccgtgtatggccacctttacattagggatgcaccgaatccactattttggattcggccgaacccccgaatcctttgtgaaagattcggccgaataccgagctgaatctgaaccctaatttgcatatgcaaattaggggttgaaaggggaaaatattctttaattccttgttttgtgacaaaaagtcacgcgatttccctccccgccctaatttgcatatgcaaattaggattcggattcggatcggccgggcagaaggattcggccgaatccgaatcctgctgaaaaaggccgaatcctggccgaatcccgaaccgaatcctggattcggtgcatccctactttacatCTAGGGGCTGAtttgctaaaactcaaattaatcaattttttatgaaaacaaaatcaaccaaactccctttcatgatttgaacttatttatcattaattttTCTCAAATATATCAGAGCATCAAAACATCCTGACAATATTAAGTGTCAATTCGTATTGGACGAATCATCACCCGAAACTAACGATCTTTCTGAGTTGCCGTCCAAAACCCAAGACTTattcagcgcagatcacaatatcaagaaacaacttcaggaacatctgccattgacttttacatgatgtcaacaggtttgagatggagtatattTAGATTctgattttaagcaactttggggtatgataaaaaatgtaagtttttattttcccacaaaaaatttgagttttccccataaaaacgttaaggggcagatttatcaaaggtcgaagtgatttcgaggaaattttcgaagaaaattcgaagtaattttttgtatacttcgaccatcgaataagatactacgacttccactttgaattcgattcgaagtaaaatcgtttgaatattcgaccatttgataatcgaagtactgtctctttaaaaaaaactttgactttaatatCTTGCCACATTAAACcggccgaagtgctatgttagcctatggggaccttctagagcagttttctacgttttttgaagtcgaagaaaaatcattcgatcgatggatgaaatccttcgaatcgttcgtttcgaaggatttcatcgttcaatcGGACAAtattacttcgaccgcaaaacggtcaaattcggtgaaaaaaacttcgaggCCCatgtacttagctcgagtgaaggaatagaggaaaaatagttcggatttcaaatgtttttcttggctacttcgaccatcgattgggctacttcgactttcgactacgaccttcgatttcgaatcgaacaattggaactaaaaatcgactattcgatagtcgaagtactgtctctttaaaaaacatcttcgaccccctagttcgccacctaaaacctaccgaggccaatgttagcatatggggaaggtccccataggcttcctaacaattttctgattgaatgaatatctttcgatcgatggattaaaatccttcgaatcgtttacttagatggtcgaatatcaagggttaattaacccttgatattcaaccctaggtaaatgtgccccttcgacttcgatattcgaagtaaagccattcgatgatcgaatttcaaagtatttatcacttcgaaattcgacccttgataaatctgcccctcaattgaggtttaataaatgggccccataatgtaatATAGTGGTATAATGGTCAACATTGCCTAGCAGCCAGATAACTGATTTAATAATTctcattattttgttttgcttatattaaagggatcctgtcatctgaaaacgtgtttttttcaaaatgcatcagttaatagtgctactccagcagaattctgcactgaaatccatttctcaaaagatcaaacagatttttttatattaaattttgaaatctgacatggggctagacattttgtcaatttcccagctgcccccagtcatgtgacttgtgcttgcactttaggtgagaaatgctttctggcaggctgctgtttttccttctcaatgtaattaaatgtgtctcagtgggacatgggtttttactattgagtgttgatctaccaggcagttgttatcttgtgttaaggagctcttatctggttaccatcccattgttcttttgtttggctgctgtgggggaaagggagggggtgatatcactccaaattgcagtacagcagtaaagagtcattgaagtttatcagagcacaagtcacatgacttggggcagctgggaaattgacaatatgtctagccccatgtcagatttcaaaattgaatataaaaaaatctgtttgctcttttgaggaatggatttcagtgcagaattctgctggaggagcactattaactgattaattttgaaaaaaaaaaatattttcccatgacagtatcccattaagccCACTCCTAATTTTCTTCCAGCCagtgcctggtttctagggtcagtGGGGCCCAAGGCACCATAGCATATTTTTATTCCAATGAACTCAATGttggtaataaaaaatataattttaaacatcacaaaggataataaatattaaaaatacatgttatggtCATGCTATCAATGTGTTTGTACTTGTCTGAAAGAGTCTGCAGTGCTACATTTAGCAAATGATCCATAAACTGGAACAGTCACCCCCAGTGAATGATAATCTATATGAATTCTGCATAGACAGCAAGCTCTGGGCCTAATTACCCTGAGGTGTGGCCCTCTGATCCCAATGTGTAAAGCTGCTTAATTGGACAGAATCCAAAGGCAATAATCTTTGTTCCTGATGTCGTGGGCTTGTGCAAAACCAGAGACTATGTTGCAATACTTGAATTAATACAATGCTTGTTAGGTTACATTTTATAGATCCTCTGTTTTTTGTCACCCAGGTCggcattcttttatttttcagtaaattcttaaaaattttcaataaattagtGTTAAATCAGACTTCAAAGAGGACTATAATTTTATAATCAACTATGGAGAGCAGCGTGAGACACAgacagtgatatcctgagacaattggTCTTAGTTTCTGTGTGTCTGTAAGATTTTAGCTATTTGCCTTTTCATTTTGTCTCTTTCCAACTTAAAATGTTATTGGTTATTAGGATCACAGGCCTTATATCATGTAATTCTAAGATTAGATACTTTCTTATAATTATTATCACTCATCACATGCTGCTATTCTAACTACTTTCTAATTACTAAGGAAAACTGAGTAAGACCAGTTGCAAGTTATCTTAAAATATAATTGCCTGTATCGTACCACAGGTTAATTTAAAGGACATTTTCCTCTTTGGTTTGTGTTGAAGTGGAAATGCAACCTACAGTTGAAAGTCAAAGCTTCACTACCATGGATTCTTGGATAATACAAATACAAGAATATGCCATTCCCCAGGAACATACTCCTTTCAGGAGTCACTATAAATAACCCATTGCAGTGTTTTAATCCCTAGATCATCCTCTGCATATACAAATAGATTTTCCCAAAAGCTGGAATTATTTTCTGCACCAGCTATTGCAAACGCTTAAAAAATCAATAATTCCAGGTGACTCTTTCAGCCtagatgttttattaaataactagCATGTCTATTCACCTGTTATTTTAGTCATTACCTGCACCTGTAAAACAAACCCTGCATAAGTTAATGTCTCGGGATCGAGGACTGCAAGCAAAGCAATATTCTTCCATAGGTGTGATCAATGTAATAGACTGAGTGGATGGGTGCCTGCCAACTATGCCAAACCCACTATTGCTGTAAACTGGTCCTCTGACACCCATGCAACCAAGCCCTTAACTTCAAGCAGATAAAAGGGAGACACATCTCTCTCTTAGTGCAAAGGGGCAAAATCTCCTTCGTCTTATCTGTCCCTTCAAATTTCTGATCTTCTCTGTTAACTGCTTTAATCCAAAGCCACTATGTCTTTCTCCCAAGTCTCCATCAAGAAGCGGCACACTGTTAGCAGtgttggtggtggtggtggtggaatGGGGGGTTTTAGTGCATGCTCGCTTGGAGGAACTGGAGGAGGATCTCGGGCTGGAGGTGGCTTTGGGTCACGCAGTCTTTATAACCTTGGTGGAAAATATAAAACTTCCATAAGTGCAGTCAGTACTCGGGCAGGAGGACTTGGTAGTGCTGCTGGTGGAGGATATGGTGGTGGCTTTGGAGGTGGACAGGGTGGTGGCTTTGGAGTAGGACAAGGTGGTGGTTTTGGAGGTGGACAAGGTGGCGGGTTTGGTGGTGGGTTTGGTGGCGGTTTTGGTGGTGCAGGGGGCATGGGTGGCAGGGGTGGTGGAGGCATGGGAGGCATGGGTGGAATGGGTGGAATGGGAGGCCCAGGATTTGATGGAGGGGATATGGGATTCCCAGTTTGCCCACCTGGTGGAATCCAGCAGGTTACTATCAATTCACAACTTCTGCTACCACTTGATCTGGCTATAGATCCAGCAATCCAGAAAGTAAAAGCAGAGGAAAGAGAACAAATTAAAACTCTCAACAACAAGTTTGCAACTTTCATTGACAAGGTAAGGCTGTTATTAATGTTAATATtccaaaagtccaaatttataGTGTTTATAGCTTGATACCTTTAACTTATAATGTAAGCTGCCTTTTAGAAGGCATTTAGTTTATAAAGTACAAAAGTATAGTACCAAAGTCCTGAAAAGAACTAAGACATGTCTTGTTAACTTTTCTATCTTTCTAAATTTTCAGTGCTAAACTCTCTTCTTTGCTTGCAGGTCAGATTTCTGGAACAGCAAAATAAAGTCCTGGAAACAAAATGGAAACTGTTGCAGGAACAGGGCACTATGGGCACCACCAAAAGAGCCAACCTAGACCCCCTGTTTGAGAAATACATTGCCGACCTGAAGAAATATTTAGATAATTTAATAAGTGAAAAGAGTCGTTTGCAGCAAGAACTGAAGAATCTGCAACTTCTTGTAGAGGACTATAAGAAAAAGTATGTCTGCACAGGTTTTACTTTCTCAGGTGTACAGTTAGATTATTTTCAATCTGTTCACTGAGAACAGTTAACTGTGAAGTTAAAGCTCTGCTCATACGCGTAACCTGCATGTTCTTGTTGATTTGACAATAAAGACTGCTTTCACAACACTGTTCTCTTAAAACAGATATGAAGATGAAATTAACAAGCGTACAAAAGCAGAAAACGATTTTGTGGTACTTAAGAAGGTGAGTCTCATCATTGGGTTAATAACGTCAATATTAAGCTTCTATAATATGCTGTTATATATCATGTGAGAGGCACTGACAGGTATAGGGTGGtctagaaagttccaaaataTAGGAATATCATTTCAATTTAAGcaaaaagatattacattttaaaatgatttcccttttctctgcagtaataatgagagtgacTAAGCTGCATATATCCATGCTGGAGGCAAAGTCAttctattgctttttttaatatttacatttttagaagtcTCAAGGTATGGTgttccaaattattgaaagatcccttaccctGAAAACCCACGGCCCCACACATTCCAGGCAATAGGTCCCATTCCTCGGCTGCAAACAATTCCCAGCTAATAGTCAATGGAGACAGAGAGcaacaagaacaatacattttatcATCCTCTGATCAGTGTTTGTCTCTCCCTCCTACTGAAAGCCAGTTTAGCAAATTCTCAAGATTAATAAAAGAACTATCGTTCCTTTTCCAGGATGTTGATGCTGCCTACATGGTGAAAACTGAACTTGAGGCCAAAGTGGATACACTGACAAGTGAAATCAACTTCTTAAGAACTCTTTATGCTGCAGTAAGAACCATCTATATGTATAAAACAGGAATGATATTGTTACAATCCCCTGTTGTTATATTCAGCATAGATACAATATCAGAGTTTTTCCAGATTATTCTGTAGTCTGTATCACTTCTATGCATGTTATCTTCAAGTTAAAGCAATAGTATTGTTTAGCCAAAGACAAATCACAACATACTGTCATAGGTAGGAGACACACACATAATAGGACCCTGTAGAGTAGCTATTGAACTTAGTAAAAGTTGTGGTAGGAGGCATAGTAGTTTAAGATGGAGgcattagggcaagatggcaacagggCAATCAGTTGCTCAAGAGGGGACCCTACAGGTGATCTTGAAGCACAACTTTCCTGAGGTTCTGGGCAGGTGAATCCAGATGGATTTAACACAAGTAGATGGACTACAGGTTGATCCATCCAACTTTATATAAAGGTGCCCAAAGCTCTGATTTGCACCAGGCCCCATAACAACTAAACTCAGTGTGGGATGGATCACACGTAAAGTGCATTTTTGTCCTCCTAGTTCCGTGTTCCCCTACTTTGTGCAAAAACTTCAAAGGGAACCAACGTGGCCCCTTTTCTGTTTAAtgtttttgtatgattttgtatttttcaggAATTGTCTCAGGTACACGATCAAGTCACCGACACCTCAGTTGTTCTGACTATGGATAACAACCGTGACTTGAATCTGGATAGCATCATTAAAGAAGTTAAATGTCAGTATGAACAAATTGCACAAAGAAGCAAATTGGAAGCTGAAGCATTGTACGATCAAAAGGTGAGTATGTCTATACCCTACTGTAACTTCAATGAAAGAGAAATGAATGCAATATTCTGCAATAAAGTAAAGTTAGTTATTAAAGGTGACAATTCGCCATTTCAAAGCTACAGTTTTCAACTAAATTACCACAAATAATGGTCTAGATCAATTGTATGGTGTTATGGTGTTTTAATGACCTTACAGCCATTATGTGCGTAGTACCATTTGATATTATTAGTTTGTGAAGTAGAGCCCcttaaattttgcttttttttctctgcttgaATGGATAGCAGTTTTCTCTAGTATCGGCTGTAGCCACATCTGACTGTTGGATTTGACAGTCTTCAATTATATTCATTAGAAtctttttgttcattttgtttaGGTTGCAATTGCACAGCTTAGcccaataataaatacaacaaaAGTTTAAAACTTCCAGCCTATGAAATCAAACATGTTAATCTATGGCTTGTTATCATaaggaaatataaaaagaagTCTGTTTGTGATACACGTTAGTGATGTTTTTCACTCATATATATTCACTGTAGTACAAGCAGCTGCAGCAAACAGTTGAAGGACATGGTGACAGCATAaagaattccaagactgaaataTCAGATCTGAACCGTAAGATCCAGAGGCTGAaggctgaaattgaaaatgtcAAGAAACAGGTAGGTCAGAGCTGTGCCAATAGTGACTCAGGTATAAAATCAGTTGCAGCTCCATACTCAGGACCCATGCCTTTCCTTAAATGATAGATTGCATCTCTGAATCAATCCATTGCTGGGGCTGAGGAACGTGGAAACCTTGCTCTCAAGGACGCAGAAAAGAAACTTAAGGATCTTGAAGATGCTGAAAGGAAACTTAAAGCAGACATGGCTCGTCAGCTTAAGGAATACCAAGAACTTATGTCTGCTAAGCTTGCTCTGGACCTTGAAATTAGCACTTACAGATACATGCTGGAAGGAGAAGAGGGCAGGTCAGTTAAATGGGGGACATAATTGCTTTTGCcatcaatctatcaatctatattAAGGGGGACCATTTCGGTTATACAAAATCTGTAACATTCTTATAGGGATACTATGATCAAAATGTTTAGTGTATCTGAAATACTTTGCAATTATATGCAATGAATTATATCATTTTGATCATTGTTTTTGCTAATAATTAGAAGCTTGATTAATGCCAACTGTTTTGCTGCTACAATCTTAGTCTTTACTTCaaaatgcttttgttttatttttcctctaaTGCAAATAGTTATAGATTGGCTGTCCACACGGCTGCCCATCACCTTCCATTATATGGCAAAACTTTTCCATAGTGCTCATAATTCCTTACAGGAAACCAGTAGGGGGGGCTTGCATTAAACCTGAAGGATATTGTCTGATGTCAGGGCTGAACCTGAAAGAGGTTGTAAGGGGTTTGCACATGCATTCCTCATAGTTAATCCAGAGAAATACAATAAAACTCTATTAGTACATTTATTTTGCCAGATTTAGTAGGACGTTTTAGGTTAAAGAGAGCAACCTGTGCaacattaagttttttttaaaaaatgaatgtgtcctaatatttatttttttacttctgcagAATGTCTGGACAGATTGTAAACAATGTCAGCATATGTAAGTAACTACAATGCGTTTATGTTATAATTATGTTTTGCCGATTTAAGTAGTAACTAATTAATTTCCTCCTTACATCTTAGCTGTTCTCAGTGGAGGCTCAAGTGTATACACTGCTCTTGGCGGTGCAGCAGGCGGAATGGGAGGTGGTGGCGGCGGCGGCATGGGATCTGGCCACGGTGGTGGATATGGCGGCATGGGAATTGGAGGCGGCATGGGATGCGGCATGGGAGACGGAATGGGAGGTGGCGGAATGGGAGGTGGCATGGGATCTGGCCATGGTGGTGGATATGGCCATGGAGGAGCTGCATGCTTCGGAGCTGGAGGAATGGGATATGAAGGTGGATCCATGCATGGAGGAGGAAGCTCATATGGCCATTCTGGAGGCAAAACCTCAGTGGCAATTGCATCAACAACATCCACAACCAAGAAAACCTATTAATTTACAGCGATAGCCACACCTTAAAGCCACAGATCACTACACTTTTGCCTAACTAACATTGAGTAGTTTGTAATGATTGTGTCATTTACATCTGTTCCTGTTTCAATTTCCATCATAAATATCCAAGAAAACAGGTTTCCAATCATGCAAGTCATGATTGCATCTAGTTCTGTAAATTTCCGCTTAACCTTTAGCTGAGAGGAAAGGGGAGCCTGGGTGTTTGTACATAGCTTCCTCTTAAATGCGTTGCTGCATTTTCCTAAAATGTTCTAGAACTTTTCTTTGCATCTTCAATAAACTGCATTTGGATCTCAAACTGTGTAGCAAAATTTATTTTATAGTGATAAtatgatggaaaaaaaacccatgcaTATAGGTTTAATGTTATCAATGTTAACAATGTTAACAAACTTCCCAAAATCAATTTTATGTGGAGTTGATGTTCAACACTTGATTCTTCTACCTTGAGGTGTGGCCTTAAGTTGAGAGATGTGAGATGTGGGAGTCTCTGTATGAGTAGGGACGCTCCAAGTTTTCcaccaaaatataataaaaaggaaattcattttacaGAAACCATTGGGCACCTCAGTATATTTTTGTACAGTTCTTTCTGCATCCATTCCTTGCCAGTTTCAGATGTCTTTGGAAGATGATCCCCCAAAATGGTGACAatgaatagttaaaaaaatagaaagaaattgacACAAAAGTGAcatgaaaatgtgaaaatcttCAACTTGATGGAAGTATATGAGGCTACTGGTGAATGCCTACATGccctctattaaaaaaaaatatttatgaggAAAAATATGGGAGTTTGTTTACCTTAGGTGTAGCCGCAGACAGTGAAGGATCTGTTACTGCACACCCAGCACAGAGGATggtaatataagaaaaaaacaatatacatcAGATATATTAATGCAGCTTCCACAAAAATACTGAAAGGAGGTAAAAAGAGTcctgattatatattatatgagtttacagtctaagggtggtggcagacggggagattagtcgcccagcgacaaatctcctctactgcgggcgactaatctccctgaactgccttttcgctggcaagaatatgaatcgctggTGGGATCGTCAATtatgggcaacttcggaaaatctGAATCAATCCTGCTggcgatttgtattcttgctggcgggaaggagGTTCAAGGAGATTAATCAcccgcagtagaggagatttgtcactgggcgactaatctccccatctgccaccacacTAAAGGGAGAAAGGGAGTATGAGATACATGGTGAGGGGTTGGCAAGATCAGTGGAAGATCTGGAACTGAGTATTGCAAAGGGATGAGAGAAAGAAAGGATTTTTTCAGTAGAAAAGTGATAAGTACATGTTTAAATTGGGAGGGTAAGATTACATTTGAAAGGAAAAGATTGGCTAGTGGGACATCCTGCCTGGGTTTCAACCATTAACCTGCAAGTTGTTATGTAGTCTTCGATAATGCTGTGCTATTCAGGCAGCCAGGTAAAGACCTGGGTAACTATTATTGGTATCCCCTTTTATTCCCTGGTAGGTATGGTGAACTCAGCTATTGCTAATATGGACACACTGCTCAGTGTTAGCCATTTGTCTGGCTAtaaaccccctgctctgcactgacttgTTGCCTGTTATAGGTCCCAGTGTGCTTGGTCCTAGGTGCTCTGTGGTTGTGATTATTGTTCCTTTGACTCTTGCTAGTTGATCCTGTCTCCTGTGTGACTTCCCGGTTCCCACCCCAGCTTGTTCCTGGCCTTGGCTTTGCATCAAGTTTCTGCTCCttttatctggttctgacccagcCATGTCTGACTATGTCCAGCTACTTCCTTATTGGTTCCCTCAtcagattttgactgggcaaaaggttacaaaaagaattatcattggtgtatgctataaaccataagtgttgagtatgaagcccagctattcttgcagatacaagcggcttcacagctgggtcaagttgttgctatgggtgacttcaattatccagacattgactggggtaatggggctgctaagacagaaaaagcttgtaggtttgtaaatatgctgaatgacaactttttatttcagctcgttcaagaacctactaggaataactctcttttggaccttgtaataactaataatactgaactcatctctaacatttgtgtgggtgagcatttagggaatagtgatcataacatggtctcctttgagattctgttgcagaagcaattctataagggagtaactaaaacacaaaattttagacgtgcaaactttgacaatataagggcatctctgcaacatattaagtgggaaatgcgtttcacagggttaaacatagaacaaaaatgggaagtctttaaaatgctgcttaataaatatacttgtcagtatattccacttgtaagcaaggaacgtcattgcaaagcaaaacctttttggttcaatagaagcgttggtgttgaggtgggtaagaaaagacatgcttttaaggctttcaagttagttgGGACaactgaatcatttataaggtacaaggaggccaataaatcatgcaaagaagctataaggcgaGCTAAAATTGacatagaaaaggatattgcagcaagcagtaaaagaaatccatattattttttaaatatgttaatagtaaaaaaatgaagcaggaaggggtgggacccttactatcagaggggggtcagctggttgatgaaaacaaaataaaagcgcagattctgaactcatatttttcatctgtctacacaaatgaggaaccagtaagtgaatgtttccttcttaatagtcccaattctagtaatacaactaatgatggaTGGTTCaaacatgaggaaattcaaaagagactagaacatgttaagattaacaaagggttcggggccagatggtattcatcccagggtacttagcgagcttagctctgtgattgctaaacctctttacttaatttttcaggattcatttagatctggcatagtgccgagagactggcgaattgctaatgtggtgcctctattcaaaaaaggatcctgttctcagcctcaaaactataggccagttagtctgacgtcagtggtaggaaagcttttcgtagggttaataaaggataagatactggacttcatagcaaatcataatactatgagtttgtgtcagcatggttttatgcgtaatagattaacttaatttctttttatgagaaggtaagtagagacctcgattctgggatggcagtggatgtgatttacttagactttgctaaagcatttgatacagtgccacacaaaa
Proteins encoded in this region:
- the krt78.7.L gene encoding keratin 78, gene 7 L homeolog (The RefSeq protein has 2 substitutions compared to this genomic sequence); translation: MSFSQVSIKKRHTVSSVGGGGGGMGGFSACSLGGTGGGSRAGGGFGSRSLYNLGGKYKTSISAVSTRAGGLGSAAGGGYGGGFGGGQGGGFGVGQGGGFGGGQGGGFGGGFGGGFGGAGGMGGRGGGGMGGMGGMGGMGGPGFDGGDMGFPVCPPGGIQQVTINSQLLLPLDLAIDPAIQKVKAEEREQIKTLNNKFATFIDKVRFLEQQNKVLETKWKLLQEQGTKGTTKRANLDPLFEKYIADLKKYLDNLISEKSRLQQELKNLQLLVEDYKKKYEDEINKRTKAENDFVVLKKDVDAAYMVKTELEAKVDTLTSEINFLRTLYAAELSQVHDQVTDTSVVLTMDNNRDLNLDSIIKEVKCQYEQIAQRSKLEAEALYDQKYKQLQQTVEGHGDSIKNSKTEISDLNRKIQRLKAEIENVKKQIASLNQSIAGAEERGNLALKDAEKKLKDLEDAERKLKADMARQLKEYQELMSAKLALDLEISTYRYMLEGEEGRMSGQIVNNVSISVLSGGSSVYTALGGAAGGMGGGGGGGMGSGHGGGYGGMGIGGGMGCGMGDGMGGGGMGGGMGSGHGGGYGHGGAACFGAGGMGYEGGSMHGGGSSYGHSGGKTSVAIASTTSTSKKTY